From a region of the Orcinus orca chromosome 18, mOrcOrc1.1, whole genome shotgun sequence genome:
- the MRPL57 gene encoding ribosomal protein 63, mitochondrial: MFLTALLRRGRIPGRQWIGKHRRPRPVSAQAKQNMVRRLEVEAENHYWLSRPFLTAEQERGHAAARRAAAFQALKAAQASKFPASRRLEDQLGHLKVTGKWS, from the coding sequence ATGTTCCTGACCGCGCTCCTGCGCCGCGGCCGCATCCCCGGCCGGCAGTGGATCGGGAAGCACCGGCGGCCGCGACCCGTGTCGGCGCAGGCGAAGCAGAACATGGTCCGCCGCCTGGAAGTCGAGGCGGAGAACCACTACTGGCTCAGCCGGCCTTTCCTCACGGCCGAGCAGGAGCGGGGCCACGCGGCGGCCCGCCGGGCGGCCGCCTTCCAGGCGCTCAAGGCGGCGCAGGCGTCCAAGTTCCCCGCGTCCCGGCGGCTGGAGGACCAGCTCGGCCACCTCAAGGTCACCGGGAAGTGGTCCTGA